The following coding sequences lie in one Musa acuminata AAA Group cultivar baxijiao chromosome BXJ1-8, Cavendish_Baxijiao_AAA, whole genome shotgun sequence genomic window:
- the LOC135587626 gene encoding 1-aminocyclopropane-1-carboxylate oxidase-like, which produces MAIPVIDFSKLKGKQRAETLAQIANGCEEWGFFQLVNHGIPVELLDRVKKVCSECYRLRAKGFKGSKPVQLLNKLVDKEGEEADVKRLDNVDWEDVFLLQDDNEWPSNPPEFSEIMKEYREELRKLAEKVMEVMDENMGFENGYIKKVFSGNGEHQPFFGTKVSHYPPCPRLDLVNGLRAHTDAGGVILLFQDDQVGGLQILKDGKWIDVQPVANAIVINTGDQIEVLSNGRYKSVWHRVLTTSDGNRRSIASFYNPSLKATITPGISNDDAPALYPKFVFGDYMEVYVKQKFTAKEPRFDAVRAM; this is translated from the exons ATGGCCATTCCAGTCATTGATTTCTCAAAgttgaagggcaagcaaagagccGAAACTTTGGCACAGATTGCCAATGGATGTGAAGAATGGGGATTCTTTCAG CTGGTGAACCATGGGATTCCGGTGGAGCTTCTGGATCGCGTGAAGAAGGTATGCTCGGAGTGCTATCGGCTCAGAGCGAAGGGCTTCAAGGGATCCAAACCAGTGCAGCTGTTGAACAAACTGGTGGACAAAGAAGGGGAAGAGGCCGATGTTAAGCGCTTGGATAACGTGGACTGGGAGGATGTTTTCCTTCTCCAGGACGACAACGAATGGCCGTCCAACCCTCCGGAGTTCAG CGAGATCATGAAGGAGTACAGGGAAGAGCTGAGGAAGCTGGCTGAGAAAGTGATGGAAGTAATGGATGAGAATATGGGGTTTGAGAATGGCTACATCAAGAAAGTATTTTCAGGAAACGGTGAGCACCAGCCCTTCTTCGGCACCAAGGTGAGCCACTATCCGCCATGCCCGCGCCTGGACCTCGTAAACGGCCTTCGCGCCCACaccgatgctggcggtgtcatCCTCCTCTTCCAGGACGACCAAGTTGGTGGCCTCCAGATCCTAAAAGATGGGAAGTGGATCGATGTGCAGCCTGTGGCCAATGCCATCGTCATCAACACCGGAGACCAGATCGAAGTACTCAGCAACGGTCGCTACAAGAGCGTGTGGCACCGCGTGCTCACGACCAGCGATGGCAACCGCCGCTCCATTGCTTCGTTCTACAACCCCTCCTTGAAGGCCACCATCACTCCGGGAATCAGCAACGACGACGCTCCAGCTTTGTACCCCAAGTTTGTTTTCGGGGATTACATGGAGGTGTACGTGAAGCAGAAGTTCACGGCCAAAGAGCCCAGGTTTGATGCAGTGAGAGCTATGTAA
- the LOC135587628 gene encoding 1-aminocyclopropane-1-carboxylate oxidase-like gives MAIPVIDFSKLKGKQRAETLAQIANGCEEWGFFQLVNHGIPVELLDRVKKVCSECYRLRAKGFKGSKPVQLLNKLVEKEGEEADGKRLDNVDWEDVFLLQDDNEWPSNPPEFSEIMKEYREELRKLAEKVMEVMDENMGFENGYIKKVFSGNGEHQPFFGTKVSHYPPCPRLDLVNGLRAHTDAGGVILLFQDDQVGGLQILKDGKWIDVQPVANAIVINTGDQIEVLSNGRYKSVWHRVLTTSDGNRRSIASFYNPSLKATITPGISNDDAPALYPKFVFGDYMEAYVKQKFTAKEPRFDAVRAM, from the exons ATGGCCATTCCAGTCATTGATTTCTCAAAgttgaagggcaagcaaagagccGAAACTTTGGCACAGATTGCCAATGGATGTGAAGAATGGGGATTCTTTCAG CTGGTGAACCATGGGATTCCGGTGGAGCTTCTGGATCGCGTGAAGAAGGTATGCTCGGAGTGCTATCGGCTCAGAGCGAAGGGCTTCAAGGGATCCAAACCAGTGCAGCTGTTGAACAAACTGGTGGAAAAAGAAGGGGAAGAGGCCGATGGTAAGCGCTTGGATAACGTGGACTGGGAGGATGTTTTCCTTCTCCAGGACGACAACGAATGGCCGTCCAACCCTCCGGAGTTCAG CGAGATCATGAAGGAGTACAGGGAAGAGCTGAGGAAGCTGGCTGAGAAAGTGATGGAAGTAATGGATGAGAATATGGGGTTTGAGAATGGCTACATCAAGAAAGTATTTTCAGGAAACGGTGAGCACCAGCCCTTCTTCGGCACCAAGGTGAGCCACTATCCGCCATGCCCGCGCCTGGACCTCGTAAACGGCCTTCGCGCCCACaccgatgctggcggtgtcatCCTCCTCTTCCAGGACGACCAAGTTGGTGGCCTCCAGATCCTAAAAGATGGGAAGTGGATCGATGTGCAGCCTGTGGCCAATGCCATCGTCATCAACACCGGAGACCAGATCGAAGTACTCAGCAACGGTCGCTACAAGAGCGTGTGGCACCGCGTGCTCACGACCAGCGATGGCAACCGCCGCTCCATTGCTTCGTTCTACAACCCCTCCTTGAAGGCCACCATCACTCCGGGAATCAGCAACGACGACGCTCCAGCTTTGTACCCCAAGTTTGTTTTCGGGGATTACATGGAGGCGTACGTGAAGCAGAAGTTCACGGCCAAAGAGCCCAGGTTTGATGCAGTGAGAGCTATGTAA